The following nucleotide sequence is from Methanolinea sp..
GGCTCATGACCGTCGAGTGCAGCCTCTATAATATCCGGCGCGGGCGGCCGATGTCGGTTGTAGCGGCATCCACCCTGCTCTCCAATATCCTGAACAACAACCGTGTCTTCCCGTTCTACGTCCAGCTCCTTGTCGGCGGGGTCGATGAATCCGGGCCATCCATCTTCTCGGTTGATGCACTCGGGGGGCAACCAGGGAAGAGGAGAGCGTGGCGACGGGGTCAGGCTCGCCCATGGCCTACGGAGTGCTCGAGGACCGGTACCGGAAAGGGATGCCACGGGACGAGGCGGTGGCACTCGCCATACGGGCAGTGCGGGCGGCAATGAAAAGGGACGCCGGTTCAGGCGAAGGTATCCATGTCGTGGTGATAACCAGGGACGAGTACCTGGAGATCACCGACGAGGAGATCGAAAAGAAGTACGCTCTTGCCACGACCTCATAACACTCTTTTTAGGAATGATCTGATGCTTATTGAAGAACGGTTGAAAGAACTCAAGGACAAGATCAACGAGAAGGTGCCATCCGGCATCACCGTATCCGAAGTGGAATTTGAAGGCCCCGAGCTCGTAATCTACACCGATGATCCGAAGCGGTTCGCCGATGAAGCGGACCTCATCAGGATCCTAGCCCGGGACCTCAGGAAACGGATCGTGGTCCGGCCAAACGTGCTCGAAGACCCCGAACGGGCGGTGACCGAGATACGGGCTGTCGTGCCGGAAAGTGCCGGGATAACGGATATCTTTTTTGACGCAGACACCGGCGAAGTCCTGATCGAGGCCGAAAAGCCCGGGGTGGTCATCGGCAAGAACGGGGCAACCCTGCGCGAGATCACCCGGCATATCGGCTGGACCCCCAAGGTGGTCCGGACCCCGCCCATCGAGAGCTCGACGGTGAAACAGATACGCCAGTACCTGCGCTCGGTGAACGAGGAGCGGAAGGCGTTTTTGCGGACCATCGGGAGGAGGATCCACCGGGATGTCATGAGCAGGGACCAGTGGGTCAGGGTGACCATGCTCGGGTGCTGCCGTGAAGTGGGCAGGGCGGCGTTCCTGCTCAGTACCCCTGAGAGCAGGGTGCTGATCGATTGCGGAGAGAAACCGGACAACAGCAACAACACCCCGTACCTCTACGTGCCCGAGATCCACCCTCTCTCCCAGCTGGATGCCGTGGTGCTGACCCACGCCCACCTCGACCACTGCGCCCTGGTGCCCCTGCTCTTCAAGTACGGGTATGACGGCCCGGTCTACAATACCCCGCCTACCCGGGACCTCTCTGCCATGCTCCAGCTCGATTATCTCGACGTGGTATCCAAGGAAGACCGTAAAATTCCCTACAGCTCAAACGAGGTAAAAAGCTACATCAGGCATTCCATCGTGCTCAACTACGGGAGTGTCACCGATATCGCGCCCGATATCAAGCTCACGTTCCACAATGCCGGGCACATCCTGGGATCGGCAATCGCCCACTTC
It contains:
- a CDS encoding beta-CASP ribonuclease aCPSF1, whose amino-acid sequence is MLIEERLKELKDKINEKVPSGITVSEVEFEGPELVIYTDDPKRFADEADLIRILARDLRKRIVVRPNVLEDPERAVTEIRAVVPESAGITDIFFDADTGEVLIEAEKPGVVIGKNGATLREITRHIGWTPKVVRTPPIESSTVKQIRQYLRSVNEERKAFLRTIGRRIHRDVMSRDQWVRVTMLGCCREVGRAAFLLSTPESRVLIDCGEKPDNSNNTPYLYVPEIHPLSQLDAVVLTHAHLDHCALVPLLFKYGYDGPVYNTPPTRDLSAMLQLDYLDVVSKEDRKIPYSSNEVKSYIRHSIVLNYGSVTDIAPDIKLTFHNAGHILGSAIAHFHIGDGLYNIAFTGDFNYSKSRLFNPATNQFPRLEALFMESTYGGSGDIQPPRADAEEKLYETVNTTIGRGGKVIIPAFAVGRSQEVMLALEEGIRKEKIPKVKIALDGMIREATAIHTTYPEYLNSDLRNQIFKEGLNPFLADCFVAVDSTDLRERIINGDPCVIITTSGMLNGGPVMEYLGNLAQDERNTLVFVGYQAEGTLGRRIQKGWREVPIGRRETILINLEIVTIDGFSGHSDRRQLINYVGHVQPKPEKIFTIHGDENNTIDLASSLYKRYHIETHSPMNLETYRMI